The genomic DNA TGGCTGAGGCTAGTGCCCTTGGTCACGACTTCGAAAAAGCTAGTGACCATTCGCAGGCCTCGGCGCCGCGGCGGCCGCTGCCGCCGGAGCTTCGCCCCATCAGGTTTGACGGGGCCGACGTCAAGGGTGCCGAGGGCGGGACTCGAACCCGCACAGCCCGGAGGCCACTAGCCCCTCAACAGAGACCAACCCAACGCTGGTCACCACAGTAGCGTCTCGATTCAACCTACTGCCCATGGTCGCCGTAACGTCCGCAGGCTAGTAAACCCAATCCGCGAAATGCAGTTTCCAAACCACCGAAAACCGGTAGTAATTGCATTTTATCCGATAATCTCGACTGTGCCTATCCCCTCGGTGCCATAACGACGCGGCTTCCGAGCTCTCGCTCGCTCGAGTCATTGGCCATCAGTCCGCCCCGGCATCCGTGAACGGGTTGATTATCCGCAGGCCGCCATAGTCCTGCTCCGCGCTGAAGTCCTCGGAGTAGACGGCTCCGCACCCAGCAAGGCGCGCTGCGGCGAGAATTGCCCCGTCCCAATAGGACAATCTGAACCGGTGGCTGATGATAGCTGCGGCCTGAAATATCTCCACGGTCATGGCCTGAACCGGCAAGGTGAGGATCGGCTCCAGGAACTTCAACGCCTGGCCGTGGCTCAGGCAATCCCGCCGAGTGGGCCGCGTGGCCTGGTGATAGAACTCTTGGAGCACTTGCACCGACACGGCAAGATTAGGCTCCGAGAGCAGTGCTCGTGCGCGATGGCGCCTTTCTGGGTCTGCCGTCGCTCGGCTTGCCGCGTAGATGAGCACGTTGGTGTCGACGAAGCGCACGCTGCAACTCCCCCGCCATCATCTAAGGCCTCGGTGCGGTTTCGGCAATCTCCGCTCTGGCCCGCGCCCGGTCGTACAAGTCCTCCTGGGGCAGGCTATCTCGTGGGTCCAATCCCACCCCGCGCGCATCGAAATCCGCAATCACCTCATTCAGGAGCCGGCCCCGCCGCTCGGCCGCAGTCTCCATGCGCGCTTCCCCCGCCTGCCCGACGGCCAGGGTCCGCAAGTAGTCCCGCACCAGAGCCGACACAGAGGTGTCGAGCTCCGCCGCGCGAATGCGGGCATGCCGGTAAGTCGCGTCATCTACGGAGACGGTGATGTTCTTCATTTGCCACAATCTCGCAGATATAGTGGCTCACAGTATAGATCGGCGAGCCACAGCGATCGCGCTGGCGTTCTGCATGACACGTTGTGGCGCTGCCCCTAACTCTATCTCGGCGACGAGCCGCGCTTGATTGAGAAGTCGCGTTCCACCCCGGTGAGCCCCGAGTCGGGAACCTGGATTCTAAGCTCAAGTGCACTCGGCTGGCCTGCGGGCTACGGCCTGGCCAGCCCATTGGCAGGCTTCGAGCAGTCGTGGTTGCTGTGGGTAGAACGAGCTCCAGACGCTGGCCCCAGGACGCGGATCCTCACAGGACTATTCGGGTCCTGCCTGAAACGTCGATCTTCACGTCACCGCCCTCACGAATTCGCCACTCATGTGGCCTCTTCCCGAGATGTAGCGACGGGCGAGACTGATCTCGACGACCGCAGCGGCCACACTTCGGTAGCCCCGAAGACCTGAGAGGGAGTGCGACCCTGGGTCCGACGCCCGGAGTGGGTGCGGTAGTAGTACCGGACACTTCGCGCCAGATCGGTGCGCAGGGCCGCGAAGCGAGAGATCAAGGCGCCGGCAGGGGCGGGACAGTTGCACTCCTCCACGAGGGTATTGTGGACATGCTCGACACAGCCGTCACACTCGGGCTGACCCGCGTAGACCCGTGTACTGCCGAGGCCGGCATCGGCCAGCGCCTGCCAGACCACGTCGCTGGTGAACTCGCTGGCGTTGGCGATGCTGACGCGCTGGACTAGCCAGCCGTGGCGGGCCAAGTCTGCAGCAACCTGCTGCGCCTGGGCCGCGAATTGGCGTGCGGCGGGCGGGCGCGGCGTGTTGTGGCGGGCGGCCCGAGTGTAGTCGGAGACTACATCACTGGCGGCGTACGGCCAGATGCACTCCCGCGGGCCTGGGGGTCGGGCCCGGCGATCCCTTGCTCCCCTCTTCAGATGAGGCCGACGATGCTGTCGTTGCTGGAGTCGACGACGAGGGCGTGGTGGTGAAGGGATTGGCAGTCGCAGTCTGGTCTTCGTTCCAGCCCAATGCTAGGTCCACGTACTCTTTCATGGCGGATCGCTTCACTTGAAATGCGAACTCATTGTTGATATTGAGTAGCCTTCCATAGCTTCAGGGTTTCCATGTCCAGCTCTTCCTGCTTCCGAATTCTCAAGACTATCGACGCAACTTACCGATAGTCGTACTGAATAAACAGTCGTGGAATCAGCAATTGTACGCGTTCAGTCGATTGCTGTGTCTTTGGGTCGCAAGAACTGCATGTCACAGAGCTGCCGGTAGAGATCGCAGCGCTCGTAGAGGTCCTCGTGGCGGCCGGAATCGAGCACTCGGCCTTCGTCAAGCACCACGATTGAATCCGCGCGGCGCACCGTGGCGAGCCGGTGGGCGATGACAAGCGACGTTCGTCCGCGCGAAAGGGTTTGAAGCGCCTGCTGGATGTGCAACTCCGTCTCCGTGTCAACGTTAGCCGTCGCTTCGTCAAGGATTAGGATTCGCGGATCTCGCGCCACGGCCCGGGCAAAGCTAATGAGCTGCCGTTGGCCGACGCTCAGGTTGCCCCCGCGCTCTTCCAGCACCGTGTTGTAGCCGTCGGGCAGGCGCGTGATGAATTCGTGCGCCCCGGCGGCCTTGGCCGCGTCGGCGATGTCGTCTTCGGTGAGGTCGGTCTGGTTGTGCCGGATATTCTCGCGCACGGTTGCCGAGAAGAGGAAGGGCTCTTGCGGGACGATGCCTATCTGGTGCGTCAGCGAATCCAAGGTGATGTTCCGTAGGTTCTGTCTATCCACCGTGATGCGCCCGCTCGTGACGTCGTACAGGCGCATCAGCAGCGACACGAAGGTTGTTTTGCCGGAGCCGGTCGGCCCCACCAGCGCCACCGTCTCTCCCGGCTCCACCGCCACGCTTATGTCACGCAGGACCGGTTTCCCGGGTTCGTACTCGAAGGAGACGTTCTCGTACCGGACCCGGCCGGACACCGGAGGTAGGGCTATGGCGTCGGGAGCCGTGCGCACCTCGGGCTCGACCTCCAGCAGCTCGACGGCCCGATCTGCCGCCACCAACGCCCGGGTGAGTTGGCCGAACTCGCCGGTCAAGTCCCCTATGGGCTCGAAAAGCCGCTCGATGTACAGCGCAAAGGCGACCAGCAGGCCGGCGGAGAGGGACGCGCCGATCCCTTGGCCGATGAC from Chloroflexota bacterium includes the following:
- a CDS encoding PIN domain-containing protein, giving the protein MRFVDTNVLIYAASRATADPERRHRARALLSEPNLAVSVQVLQEFYHQATRPTRRDCLSHGQALKFLEPILTLPVQAMTVEIFQAAAIISHRFRLSYWDGAILAAARLAGCGAVYSEDFSAEQDYGGLRIINPFTDAGAD
- a CDS encoding ABC transporter ATP-binding protein, with product MATAGAQAAAGRTQLDLEQERQTRYWRTLFWLLRHFRPYRGRLALAVVAMLAYSGTVVALPWAVKQAIDHLGATPGGDLLGFAASVGLFGLIAAARLATGLFHSRTMVTIAEWVVFDIRTKLVAHAQRLSMSFYDRHQVGKIMSRVQNDVEQLADALWVVAPSAVNFISVVGIAAAMLALDALLAGITLAFVALLIPSLAFWRRIAHRPIRRSRETIAEVNASIQENVAGIRVVQSLNRQQQNTRAFQDVNQINLRAALRSARYRYGLWPSVELLAALALAVIILVIGQGIGASLSAGLLVAFALYIERLFEPIGDLTGEFGQLTRALVAADRAVELLEVEPEVRTAPDAIALPPVSGRVRYENVSFEYEPGKPVLRDISVAVEPGETVALVGPTGSGKTTFVSLLMRLYDVTSGRITVDRQNLRNITLDSLTHQIGIVPQEPFLFSATVRENIRHNQTDLTEDDIADAAKAAGAHEFITRLPDGYNTVLEERGGNLSVGQRQLISFARAVARDPRILILDEATANVDTETELHIQQALQTLSRGRTSLVIAHRLATVRRADSIVVLDEGRVLDSGRHEDLYERCDLYRQLCDMQFLRPKDTAID